A segment of the Streptococcus chenjunshii genome:
CATTGCCCCCAGCCTCATTTTTATTGTTGCCAAAAAGACAGCTGTGAAATATCCCGGAATGCCTCATATAGCATCAATAAAGGATCACTGTCTGAACGATGCTGCATTTTTCTGGCAAATAGCTGACAAAAAAAGTTCAGCCTGTTTTTACACTGTTAATTTTAAAAGATTGCCAATATTTTGAGCTGTTCTTATCAAGTTTTTGTCCGCCGACGCTAAGGTATTTTCTAAGGAGTCTACGCCTGGTATGATAGAAAAGGCGGCTTGAATGTTTTCAAAAGGAAAGTCAGGCAGATCATCAGCAAGACTGCCGCAAACAGCCAGAACAGGAATAGAGGGCGGTGTTCTTCTAGCGACACCAATCGGTGCCTTACCGGCTAAACTCTGTCGATCCAAACGTCCTTCACCAACGATAACAAGATCTGCTTTTTTAACTCGATGGTTAAAATCAAGAAGATCTAAAACCGTATCTATCCCTGAACAAATCCGTCCGCCAGCAAAAGCGATTAAGCCTGCTGCCATGCCGCCGCCTGCTCCGCTTCCGGAGAGGTCAATCAGATCAGGATTGACTAGCTGGTAAAAATTGTGCATAGCCCGATCGGCTGAGGCGAGTTCCTGCTCTTTCAGACCTTTCTGGAGGCCGAAAATATAAGCTGCTCCTTTTCTGCCGCATAAAGGATTGTCCACGTCTGTTATAATGGTAATGTTAACATCCTTAAGCGGTGATTGACGGGGCGCAACAAGGGTTCTGATTTGTTCTAGGCTGGCACCGACTGCTGGAAGCAATCGATTCTTATCATCCAGAAATTGAACCCCCAGTCCTGCTGCCATACCGATACCGCCGTCATTAGTAGCACTGCCTCCGACACCCACCATGATTTCTGTCATACCTATCTGTGCTAAATGCAGCAGCATTTCTCCTACACCTCTGGTTGTCAGCTCCATAGGCTGCCGATGCTCTAAAGGTACCTTTTCCAAACCGCAAATATCTGCCATTTCAAAGACAGCTAGAGATTTATTTGCTGCATAAGGAGCTGAAACAGCCTGTCCTAACGCTCCCGTCACCTTAACAGTCTGTTTTTCTAGAGTCAAGCCGTCACTGAGAGCAGCTAAAGTCCCTTCGCCGCCGTCTCCCACAGGCATCAAATCAAAACTGGCTTCAGGCAGGGAACGGCTGAAGCCAATGTGAAGATTTCTGGCTACATCAACAGCTGACAAACTCTCTTTGAATGAATCTGGAGCAATAAGAATATGCATAACAGAGGCCTCCTTATGTTATAATGTTATTATATCCTAAAAGGAGACCGGATGCATGGAAAAATGGGATGCTTATCTGTCAAA
Coding sequences within it:
- a CDS encoding glycerate kinase codes for the protein MHILIAPDSFKESLSAVDVARNLHIGFSRSLPEASFDLMPVGDGGEGTLAALSDGLTLEKQTVKVTGALGQAVSAPYAANKSLAVFEMADICGLEKVPLEHRQPMELTTRGVGEMLLHLAQIGMTEIMVGVGGSATNDGGIGMAAGLGVQFLDDKNRLLPAVGASLEQIRTLVAPRQSPLKDVNITIITDVDNPLCGRKGAAYIFGLQKGLKEQELASADRAMHNFYQLVNPDLIDLSGSGAGGGMAAGLIAFAGGRICSGIDTVLDLLDFNHRVKKADLVIVGEGRLDRQSLAGKAPIGVARRTPPSIPVLAVCGSLADDLPDFPFENIQAAFSIIPGVDSLENTLASADKNLIRTAQNIGNLLKLTV